In one Pseudodesulfovibrio tunisiensis genomic region, the following are encoded:
- a CDS encoding ABC transporter substrate-binding protein, producing the protein MRKSGCHSVSLRCGFVLVAVFILSLATIQPCDAARPFVLGMSAPFSGPSRGLGIELYRGAAACFAHVNQGGGINGRRIEILALDDGYDPVPAIDNTIHFLENEEVLCLFSYVGTPTVTRVLPLLKGYDGTRKLLFFPFSGAQPQREFPYERHVFNARASYRQEIRGLVDKFVGLGRTRVAVLYQVDAFGRSGWDGTRRALAKHGLELAGEATFSRGACFGDSMNAQVEVLRKAAPDVILAVGPYAACAAFVRDARDAGLDVPVATLSFVGSENMLKLLQSAQRDSGRVYTRDIVNSQVVPSYEDLSLPAVREYRADMDSLAQAAPDKAEQGYAPLRYSFVSLEGYLNARVMTAILRKFAESPENGLAAAAESIRNLEVGVGIRIGFDKDCHQGPGNVYFTTIRDGKFVPIRPEDWARWQK; encoded by the coding sequence CGGTGCGGATTCGTTCTTGTTGCTGTTTTCATCCTGAGTCTGGCCACGATTCAACCCTGCGATGCGGCCCGGCCTTTCGTGCTTGGCATGTCCGCGCCCTTTTCCGGGCCGAGTCGGGGGCTGGGCATTGAATTGTACCGGGGAGCGGCCGCCTGTTTCGCCCATGTGAATCAGGGCGGGGGAATCAACGGCCGACGGATCGAGATTCTTGCTCTGGACGATGGATACGACCCTGTCCCTGCCATCGACAACACCATCCATTTTCTTGAAAACGAAGAGGTCCTTTGCCTGTTCAGCTATGTGGGCACGCCCACGGTGACGCGCGTGCTTCCGTTGCTCAAGGGGTATGACGGGACCAGAAAGCTTCTGTTCTTTCCCTTTTCCGGCGCTCAGCCGCAGCGGGAATTTCCCTACGAAAGACATGTGTTCAATGCCCGGGCATCGTACCGGCAGGAAATTCGCGGCCTTGTCGACAAGTTTGTCGGACTGGGGCGAACCCGGGTTGCCGTGCTCTATCAGGTGGATGCATTCGGCCGGAGCGGCTGGGACGGGACGCGTCGCGCCCTCGCCAAACACGGGCTCGAACTTGCCGGAGAAGCCACGTTTTCCCGGGGAGCCTGTTTCGGGGATTCCATGAACGCGCAGGTCGAGGTCCTGCGCAAGGCAGCCCCGGACGTCATTCTTGCCGTGGGACCATACGCGGCCTGCGCCGCCTTTGTCCGGGATGCAAGGGATGCCGGGCTGGACGTGCCTGTGGCTACTCTGTCCTTCGTGGGCAGCGAGAACATGCTCAAGTTGCTGCAATCGGCCCAAAGGGATTCGGGCCGGGTCTATACCCGGGATATCGTCAATTCCCAGGTCGTGCCCAGCTATGAGGACCTTTCCCTGCCTGCGGTCCGCGAGTACCGGGCGGACATGGATTCCCTGGCACAGGCTGCGCCGGACAAGGCCGAGCAGGGATATGCGCCGCTCCGCTACAGTTTCGTGAGTCTGGAGGGCTATCTCAATGCGCGGGTCATGACCGCGATCCTGCGAAAGTTTGCGGAATCTCCGGAAAATGGTCTGGCTGCTGCCGCGGAATCGATCAGGAATCTGGAGGTCGGCGTCGGTATTCGCATCGGGTTTGACAAGGACTGTCATCAGGGCCCGGGCAATGTGTATTTCACCACGATTCGCGATGGCAAGTTCGTTCCGATCAGGCCCGAAGACTGGGCGCGGTGGCAAAAATGA
- a CDS encoding HD domain-containing phosphohydrolase yields MTPLKKYIRPQVLKRFLEKALNAAGSGSVVAIEYEGEMILVAGVDSPAEFDAGGADVFSEPISFNSIHSGRLLLKRSGDFEESGRLLSFMAYTLQGYVDMEAARRSIGEDSLAKYRELALLYRSVPEINTSLRLRDVVGALLNECRRENYPGEVGMVFLSDPASNRFKLFTQFGLPFGSNPEQLAGSRIFQNVIFFGRSEIVDDLDQDERWHGEIPRVRSMALIPIVSPNRCEGMLVLASENTGLFEAAHAKSLSTLASVAGISVSNAFNFEGVQRLMDAMLKALAEAIDSRDPFTAGHSERVAQLAVAFALVLNESPEFSDIHFSDADLREIYYAGILHDVGKIGIREDVLTKDSRLPKRRLEVIRSRFQIAAHAGKLNWVEAFECVRNLNTAMNPRQEDLDFVRSLSGLHWGVDDERMPLLYSDELEALLLPYGNLTPDERREIERHPAESERILQHIPLQEGFVHLLTIIRQHHERMDGSGYPDGVIGNEILLQSRLMAIVDIYDAVTQERHYKPAYTRREAMNILSGDAERGKLDAVLVNLFQTNLARVEELAERVKGSRINHIAEITGSSMFSR; encoded by the coding sequence ATGACGCCACTGAAGAAATACATCCGTCCGCAGGTCCTCAAGCGTTTTCTGGAAAAGGCGCTGAATGCTGCCGGTTCCGGCAGCGTGGTGGCCATCGAGTATGAAGGCGAGATGATTCTGGTGGCCGGAGTCGATTCCCCGGCCGAGTTCGATGCCGGGGGCGCAGATGTTTTTTCCGAACCGATTTCCTTCAATTCCATACACTCCGGACGGCTGCTTCTGAAACGAAGCGGTGATTTCGAGGAGAGCGGGCGGCTTCTGTCCTTCATGGCCTACACACTTCAGGGCTATGTGGACATGGAGGCGGCGCGTCGTTCCATTGGTGAGGATTCTTTGGCCAAGTACAGGGAACTTGCCCTGTTGTATAGGTCCGTTCCCGAAATCAACACGTCGCTGCGTCTTCGGGATGTGGTCGGAGCCTTGCTCAATGAATGTCGGCGGGAGAATTATCCCGGTGAAGTGGGCATGGTTTTTCTGTCCGACCCGGCATCGAATCGCTTCAAGCTTTTCACCCAGTTCGGATTGCCCTTTGGCAGCAACCCGGAACAGTTGGCAGGGAGCAGGATTTTTCAGAATGTCATCTTCTTCGGGCGAAGCGAGATTGTCGACGATCTGGATCAGGACGAGCGCTGGCATGGCGAGATTCCCCGCGTCAGGAGCATGGCCCTGATTCCCATTGTTTCGCCGAACAGATGCGAAGGCATGCTCGTGCTTGCCTCGGAAAACACCGGACTGTTCGAAGCGGCCCACGCCAAGAGCCTGTCCACTCTGGCATCGGTTGCCGGCATTTCCGTGAGCAACGCGTTCAACTTCGAGGGCGTGCAACGGCTCATGGATGCGATGCTCAAGGCCTTGGCCGAGGCCATTGATTCGCGCGACCCCTTTACTGCGGGCCATTCCGAACGCGTGGCCCAGCTTGCCGTGGCCTTTGCTCTGGTCTTGAACGAATCCCCGGAATTCTCGGACATTCATTTTTCCGATGCCGACCTGCGGGAGATATATTACGCAGGAATTCTGCATGACGTGGGCAAGATCGGCATTCGCGAGGACGTGCTGACAAAGGATTCGCGCTTGCCGAAGCGGCGGCTGGAAGTCATCCGTTCCCGTTTCCAGATAGCCGCTCACGCCGGAAAGCTGAACTGGGTCGAAGCGTTCGAGTGCGTGCGCAACCTGAATACGGCCATGAATCCGCGGCAGGAGGATCTGGACTTTGTCCGTTCACTGAGCGGGTTGCACTGGGGCGTGGATGACGAACGCATGCCGCTTCTGTATTCGGATGAGCTTGAAGCCCTGCTTTTGCCCTACGGCAACCTGACCCCGGACGAGCGGCGCGAGATCGAGCGTCATCCCGCCGAAAGCGAACGCATTCTTCAGCACATTCCCTTGCAGGAAGGCTTTGTCCATCTGCTGACCATCATTCGCCAGCATCATGAGCGCATGGACGGGTCTGGTTATCCGGACGGCGTGATCGGGAATGAAATCCTGTTGCAGAGCCGTCTCATGGCCATTGTGGACATCTACGACGCCGTGACCCAGGAGCGGCACTACAAGCCCGCCTATACCCGGCGCGAGGCCATGAACATCCTGTCCGGGGATGCCGAGCGCGGCAAACTCGACGCCGTTCTCGTGAACCTGTTTCAGACCAATCTTGCCCGTGTCGAGGAGTTGGCCGAGCGGGTCAAGGGCTCCCGGATCAACCACATTGCGGAGATAACGGGATCGTCCATGTTCAGCCGGTGA
- a CDS encoding ATP-binding protein: MKRASRLFTKTMILAFCLFGVIANMTSGTAAYILHSRMTDEFISKGTAIARSIADASQEIVLNRDAATLQAMTDQFLEIEGVSYVYVLDAERTAVAHTFVPVMPEELRGLQEERERTVVTELEVGGYGGIIDISAPILAGVAGYVHVGMSRDLIVSYFWSAVIKLQGLLFFIFWGCVALLYYFSRRISRPLRELTEYAERLSRHDFSGDIDIRSNDEVGLLGRTMQAMAHELSVLFSEMEEEVNRSTTDLRESMSYLRAIIDNLADGLLVVGPAGDIALINPAIRDCFDLETGDFTGKPVGSVFPPEVEALARHVLSRDPVAHAAELPLSRSRTGKAVGTIIQTDEGEAPRCLGGVILIRDITKEKVLDRLKTEFISTVSHELRTPMTSVLGFAKIIRKKLDQSVFPAVVGDARASRASRRVRENLDIIVTEAERLTELINDVLDIAKMESGRAQWRDQIVDMGEVVRQAVDSTQGLWSAKELQVVCEVEPDLPHVRGDKARLMQVVVNLLSNAVKFTEASPIVCRVFRKGDRIVTSVEDKGIGIAEKDMASIFDKFRQAGDTLTEKPSGTGLGLPISRQIVEHHRGEIRVESEPEKGSRFFFSLPVMFISSLDDLPADEKVVCGDEEQVRAIERKAMLVEEKRDQDSAPLVLVVDDDPSLGALLTQILEGEGFRVRVAVNGEQALALAKELLPNLITMDLMLPGMDGRTAITCLRRNPFTRHIPILVLSALSDAMEAGGDVALVKPVDDVRLVEVVRALLLEKDMRRSCMILGEEDRDYCYEELKVICPGTITFCPPGQIWGRIEQGFRGMVFVPAEVSSGMDLERLARTPEVEVVILPGTTVSADLT, encoded by the coding sequence ATGAAGCGCGCATCCCGACTGTTCACCAAGACCATGATTCTGGCTTTCTGCCTGTTCGGGGTCATTGCCAACATGACGTCGGGCACGGCCGCCTACATTCTGCATTCGCGGATGACGGACGAGTTCATCAGCAAGGGCACGGCCATTGCCCGGAGCATTGCGGACGCAAGTCAGGAGATCGTGCTCAACAGGGATGCGGCCACGTTGCAGGCCATGACCGATCAGTTTCTGGAGATCGAGGGTGTTTCCTACGTATATGTTCTTGATGCGGAACGGACCGCAGTGGCGCATACGTTCGTGCCGGTCATGCCCGAGGAGCTGCGCGGATTGCAGGAGGAACGGGAAAGGACCGTGGTCACGGAACTCGAGGTCGGCGGGTACGGCGGGATCATCGACATTTCCGCGCCGATTCTGGCCGGGGTCGCCGGCTACGTGCACGTGGGCATGAGCAGGGACCTGATCGTTTCCTATTTCTGGTCCGCCGTGATCAAGCTGCAAGGGTTGCTCTTCTTCATTTTCTGGGGGTGCGTGGCCCTGCTGTACTATTTTTCCCGCCGCATATCCCGTCCGTTGCGTGAACTGACGGAATACGCCGAACGTCTGTCCCGGCACGATTTCTCCGGGGATATCGACATCCGCTCCAACGACGAGGTGGGCCTGCTGGGCCGGACCATGCAGGCCATGGCCCACGAATTGTCCGTGCTGTTTTCCGAAATGGAGGAAGAGGTCAACCGGTCCACAACCGATCTTCGGGAGAGCATGAGCTATCTTCGGGCGATTATCGACAACCTTGCGGACGGTCTGCTGGTGGTCGGTCCAGCCGGGGACATTGCCCTCATCAATCCGGCCATCCGGGACTGTTTCGATCTGGAGACCGGGGATTTTACGGGCAAGCCCGTTGGCAGCGTCTTTCCGCCCGAGGTCGAGGCGCTGGCCCGGCATGTCCTGTCGCGCGATCCCGTGGCGCATGCGGCGGAACTGCCCCTGTCCCGGTCGCGAACGGGCAAGGCGGTCGGCACCATCATCCAGACCGACGAAGGCGAAGCGCCGCGCTGTCTGGGCGGCGTCATCCTGATTCGGGACATCACCAAAGAAAAGGTGCTGGATCGGCTCAAGACCGAATTCATTTCCACGGTGTCGCACGAGCTGCGCACGCCCATGACCTCGGTGCTCGGATTCGCCAAGATCATTCGCAAGAAGCTGGATCAGTCCGTGTTTCCGGCCGTGGTCGGGGATGCCCGGGCGAGCCGGGCGTCACGCAGGGTCCGGGAGAATCTGGACATCATCGTGACCGAAGCCGAGCGGCTTACCGAACTCATCAACGACGTGCTGGACATTGCCAAGATGGAATCGGGTCGGGCCCAATGGCGGGATCAGATCGTGGACATGGGCGAGGTGGTGCGGCAGGCCGTGGACTCCACGCAGGGCCTGTGGTCGGCAAAGGAGCTTCAGGTTGTGTGCGAGGTGGAACCTGATCTGCCGCATGTTCGGGGCGACAAGGCCCGGCTCATGCAGGTGGTGGTCAATCTGCTTTCCAACGCCGTGAAATTCACGGAGGCGAGTCCCATTGTCTGCCGCGTCTTTCGCAAGGGCGACCGCATCGTGACCAGCGTGGAGGACAAGGGCATCGGCATAGCGGAAAAGGACATGGCCTCGATTTTCGACAAGTTCAGGCAGGCCGGGGATACCCTGACCGAAAAGCCCAGCGGCACGGGGCTCGGATTGCCCATCTCGCGTCAGATCGTGGAGCACCACCGGGGCGAAATCCGGGTGGAGAGCGAGCCGGAAAAGGGCAGCCGCTTCTTTTTTTCCCTTCCGGTCATGTTCATATCCAGCCTTGACGACCTGCCTGCGGACGAAAAGGTGGTGTGCGGCGATGAAGAGCAGGTCCGGGCCATTGAGCGCAAGGCCATGCTCGTGGAGGAAAAGCGGGATCAGGATTCCGCGCCTCTGGTGCTGGTCGTGGATGACGATCCCTCCCTGGGGGCTCTGTTGACCCAGATTCTGGAAGGCGAAGGATTTCGCGTTCGGGTGGCCGTGAACGGGGAGCAGGCGCTGGCTTTGGCCAAGGAGCTGCTGCCCAATCTCATCACCATGGACCTGATGCTGCCGGGCATGGACGGCCGGACCGCTATAACGTGCTTGCGTCGCAACCCGTTTACCCGGCATATTCCCATTCTGGTGCTCAGTGCCCTGAGCGACGCCATGGAAGCCGGAGGGGATGTCGCGCTGGTCAAGCCCGTGGACGATGTCCGGCTCGTGGAGGTGGTCCGTGCCCTGCTTCTGGAAAAGGACATGCGGCGTTCCTGCATGATTCTGGGCGAAGAGGACCGCGACTACTGCTACGAGGAACTCAAGGTCATCTGTCCGGGAACCATAACCTTCTGTCCGCCGGGGCAGATATGGGGGCGCATCGAGCAGGGGTTTCGGGGCATGGTCTTCGTGCCTGCCGAGGTGTCCTCCGGCATGGATCTGGAAAGACTGGCGCGCACTCCGGAGGTGGAGGTCGTGATCCTGCCCGGCACCACTGTTTCGGCAGACCTGACCTGA
- a CDS encoding sensor domain-containing diguanylate cyclase encodes MSLRILIFLMVFVPFIVLSSINTISLEQVISRYEHSIRSNARTKADSVAKLFGNVASGIAQVAVSLSRPNEIVSAVEVADNNELYDWSIAFVGDIDCISFADVNGMVLARAPEEFRFGDSIAQADYFRAALKDGEFLGLAMVDGKLALVASRIINKYNDTPVGVVAAAMHLTPGMLGRLVPDSWTILSIRSPEGAMIHSHPPPPGSDQVPLAPGGIGFVGSEGVFITLLPDARHADLLELKASLRKNSLIAGGVTLLFLLLFVQWQIAPYSRLMQIILAYSRNLTDLPQMRKRLLTLPKRHNLEISRLADALAGMADQIQGNFERIGALNRRLEQLASTDPLTGLLNRRSMDTTLEQEMDRANRYGTPLSVVMADIDHFKRINDTQGHQAGDEVLRQLAREFSENSRTTDSICRWGGEEFLILSPNVDRLGAFAYAEKLRLFIAESSDPVLKNVTVSMGVAEYKAGEALEAFVGRADAALYRAKESGRNNVQSEEITG; translated from the coding sequence ATGTCGCTTCGCATTCTCATCTTCCTCATGGTGTTCGTGCCGTTCATCGTGCTCAGCTCCATCAACACCATATCTCTGGAACAGGTCATTTCCAGATATGAACACTCGATCCGGTCCAACGCCAGAACCAAGGCCGACAGCGTTGCCAAACTTTTTGGAAACGTGGCTTCCGGCATCGCGCAGGTAGCGGTCAGCCTGTCCCGGCCCAACGAAATCGTCAGTGCGGTGGAGGTGGCGGACAACAACGAACTGTACGACTGGAGCATCGCCTTTGTGGGCGACATCGACTGCATATCCTTTGCCGACGTCAACGGCATGGTGCTGGCCCGCGCTCCGGAGGAATTCCGTTTCGGCGATTCCATCGCGCAAGCCGACTATTTCCGCGCCGCACTCAAGGACGGGGAATTTCTCGGTCTGGCCATGGTTGACGGAAAACTCGCACTGGTGGCCAGCCGCATCATCAACAAGTACAACGACACCCCGGTCGGCGTCGTGGCTGCGGCAATGCACCTGACCCCGGGCATGCTTGGCAGACTCGTGCCCGACAGCTGGACCATCCTGAGCATACGCAGCCCCGAGGGTGCCATGATCCATTCCCACCCCCCACCTCCCGGAAGCGACCAGGTGCCCCTTGCCCCGGGCGGTATCGGATTCGTGGGCAGCGAAGGCGTCTTCATCACCCTGCTTCCGGATGCGCGGCATGCGGACCTGCTTGAACTCAAGGCCTCCCTTCGCAAGAACAGCCTGATTGCAGGCGGCGTTACCCTGCTTTTCCTGCTGCTTTTCGTACAGTGGCAGATCGCTCCCTACAGCCGCCTCATGCAGATCATTCTGGCCTATTCACGCAACCTCACCGACTTGCCGCAGATGCGCAAAAGGCTGCTCACTCTCCCCAAACGGCACAACCTCGAAATATCGCGCCTTGCCGATGCACTGGCAGGCATGGCCGACCAGATTCAAGGCAACTTCGAACGCATCGGCGCACTCAACCGTCGCCTTGAGCAATTGGCCAGCACCGATCCACTGACCGGACTGCTAAACAGGCGGAGCATGGATACGACTCTGGAGCAGGAAATGGATCGCGCCAACCGGTACGGAACGCCGCTTTCCGTCGTCATGGCGGACATCGATCATTTCAAGAGGATCAATGACACGCAGGGACATCAGGCAGGGGATGAAGTGCTTCGCCAATTGGCAAGGGAATTTTCGGAAAACAGCCGGACCACGGACAGCATATGCAGATGGGGCGGAGAGGAATTCCTGATTCTCAGTCCCAATGTCGACAGGCTCGGCGCGTTTGCCTATGCCGAAAAGCTGCGCCTGTTCATCGCGGAAAGTTCGGACCCGGTCCTGAAAAACGTGACGGTCAGCATGGGAGTGGCGGAGTACAAGGCCGGGGAAGCGCTGGAAGCGTTTGTGGGCCGGGCGGATGCAGCTCTGTATCGGGCCAAGGAAAGCGGCAGAAACAACGTGCAGTCCGAAGAGATCACCGGCTGA
- a CDS encoding response regulator transcription factor, with product MPKKILIVDDEVHIKMLLEQTLEELEDEYDVELFTASDGEEGLDFIRSERPDLVFLDIMMPKMNGYEVCRVVMDDDELKSTQIILLTAKGQEVDRKQGLELGAKMYMTKPFDPDEILKVSKDLLAL from the coding sequence ATGCCGAAAAAAATCCTCATAGTAGACGATGAGGTCCATATCAAGATGCTGCTTGAGCAGACGCTTGAGGAGCTTGAAGACGAGTACGACGTCGAATTGTTCACTGCATCCGACGGCGAGGAGGGACTGGATTTCATCCGTTCCGAGCGCCCGGATCTTGTCTTTCTGGACATCATGATGCCCAAGATGAACGGGTACGAGGTCTGTCGGGTAGTCATGGATGACGACGAACTCAAGAGCACCCAGATCATTTTGTTAACGGCCAAGGGGCAGGAAGTGGATCGCAAGCAGGGATTGGAGCTCGGCGCCAAGATGTACATGACCAAACCCTTTGACCCGGATGAAATCCTGAAGGTTTCCAAAGACCTGCTGGCTTTGTAA
- a CDS encoding phosphate/phosphite/phosphonate ABC transporter substrate-binding protein, with amino-acid sequence MRRLFAILLLVLSVSAPAAAGTVKFGMFPSNDPVKLQKVMDMLAQYLEKNTGDRVEAVITRDYHELADRLENRTLDMAWTNTLNYVRLKKAVPTIQYITTYRERNEDSGTIQPFYQSYLVTLESSDIHDLIQARGKRFAFTDLDSTSGYAYPNMMLRKQGIDPSTYFGKVFFLKKHDRVVEALLAGAIDLGAMSDGTYFTATRKHGEKFRILDKSDPIPLDAIIANEEVSSKKVLAYRRALESMPPDHAFCKAMKSILGWSAAGFQARDDAFYDSVRESLRN; translated from the coding sequence ATGCGCAGACTGTTCGCAATCCTGCTGCTCGTCCTGAGCGTATCCGCGCCCGCTGCGGCCGGGACCGTCAAGTTCGGCATGTTTCCGTCCAATGATCCGGTCAAGCTGCAAAAGGTCATGGACATGCTCGCCCAATATCTGGAGAAAAACACCGGGGACCGCGTGGAAGCGGTGATCACGAGAGACTATCACGAACTTGCGGATCGGCTGGAAAACCGGACGCTGGACATGGCCTGGACAAACACCCTCAACTACGTCCGCCTCAAGAAAGCCGTTCCGACAATCCAGTACATCACCACCTACAGGGAAAGGAACGAGGATTCCGGAACAATCCAGCCGTTCTACCAGTCCTATCTGGTCACGCTCGAATCCAGTGACATCCACGACCTTATTCAGGCCCGGGGCAAACGGTTCGCCTTCACGGACCTGGATTCCACCTCGGGCTACGCCTATCCCAACATGATGCTGCGCAAACAGGGAATCGATCCGTCCACCTATTTCGGCAAGGTCTTCTTTCTGAAGAAACACGACAGAGTGGTGGAGGCCCTGCTGGCCGGAGCCATCGATCTTGGCGCCATGTCCGACGGCACCTATTTCACAGCCACACGCAAACACGGTGAAAAATTCAGGATTCTCGACAAATCCGATCCGATCCCGCTGGACGCGATCATTGCGAACGAGGAAGTCTCCAGCAAAAAGGTTCTGGCCTACCGGCGAGCTCTTGAATCCATGCCCCCGGACCATGCCTTCTGCAAGGCCATGAAAAGCATCCTTGGCTGGAGCGCCGCAGGTTTTCAGGCCCGGGACGACGCGTTCTATGACTCGGTAAGAGAATCTCTGCGGAACTAG